The nucleotide window CTCGATAAGTTGCATCCCGACCGCCGTCTGCGAACAGAACTGCGTCCCGGGGCTTGCCAACAGAATTCTCTCGAGGTTCGTCGGCAAGATATTCATAACTTTCGAAGAAAGCAAGGAGCATCTTCCGGCGAAAAAAACCGTGCTCACCGGAAATCCCATAAGACGCGATCTCACACATGGGGCCGCGGAGAAAAAAGCCCACCAAAGCGCCCAGCGAAACGTATTCGTACTCGGAGGAAGCCAAGGAGCGCGGAAACTGAACGAAATCGTTCCCCAGTCATTGGCAAAACTCGGCACCCGGGTAGACGTGACCCATCAGACCGGGGAAGTCCACATAGAAAGTGTGAGGGAAACTTACCGTCAGCTCGGCATTTCGGCCGAAGTGTTCGGATTTACAGACGACATGTCGCGGATATATGAAAAAACAGATCTCGTGATCTGCAGAGCCGGCTCCGGAACGCTGTCCGAGATAACGGCGTTCGGCATACCGTCAATACTGATCCCGCTTGCCTCCTCCACGCATGACCACCAGCTGAAAAACGCCAGGATCCTGGAGTCAAACGCGGCGGCAACGGTGGTTGAGGAAAAGGAACTTTCGGTCGAAGGTCTTTGCGCGGTTATTGAGAAAACCCTCGAACAGGAAACCCTCGACCGCATGGCGGAAAACTCGAGAAAACTCGCGCGGCCACACGCCGCCCGGGAAATTGTAGACGAAATCGAGCATATAATCGGGTAATCGAATGTACGGCAAGATAAAGAAAGTTCATTTCATCGGTATAGGCGGCATAGGAATGAGCGGCATAGCCGAAGTACTGATCAACATGGGTCTTGAGGTAAGCGGTTCCGATCTCGCGGAAACCCAGATAACCCGACGGCTAGCTTCCTTGGGAGCCGTCGTTCACACGGGCCACAGCTCGGAGAACATCAAGGGAAGCGAGGTGGTCGTATACTCTTCGGCCATCAGGAAAGACAATCCCGAGATGATTGCCGCCGCCGCGGCCAGGGTTCCCCTCATACCCAGGGCGGAAATGCTCGCAGAACTGATGAGACTCAAGTTCGGCATCGCAGTAGCCGGAAGCCACGGAAAAACCACCACGTCCTCCATGATAGCGTCGGTGCTTTCCCACTGCGGTGCCGATCCAACCATAGTGGTAGGAGGAAAGCTGCGGACCATAGACTCAAACGCCCACCTTGGAACCGGACGTTTCATGGTAGTGGAAGCCGATGAGAGCGACGGATCATTCGAAAAACTCTCTCCGGTCGTCACGGTGCTCACAAATATCGACAAAGAGCACCTTGATTACTACGGAGACATGAAGGCCCTCGAGCTTGCCTTCTCCAACTTCCTGCACAAAATTCCCTTCTACGGACTCGCGGTAACATGCGCCGACTGTCCGAGAACCGCAAAGATAAGCAGGGAATTCAACAAAAAAATACTTACTTACGGAATAAACAGCCCCGCGGATCTAATGGCCGAGAACATACGCTTTTCCAAGCTGCGGACATCGTTTGAAGTAACATACGGAGGTTATCTGCTCGGAGAGGTGGATCTCAGCACTCTGGGAGCTCATAACGCCCTAAATTCCCTAGCCGCAATAGCCGTGGGAATGGAATTCGGCTTCAGTTTCGAGAAGATAAAAGAGGGTCTTGCAACCTTTGAGGGCACGGAAAGAAGACTGCAGTTGAAAAGTGAGAAGAAAGGTGTAAAGATAGTAGACGATTACGGGCATCACCCGAGTGAGCTGGAAGTCACTATAGAAGCTCTTAAGGCAGCGTTTTCCCAAGAACCGATTCTTCTCTTCCAGCCCCACAGATTTTCTAGGACAAAGCTTCTTTACAACGACTTTGTCAGGGTTTTAGGAAAAATAAAACACCTATACGTTCTTGATATATATCCCGCCGGGGAGAAACCGGTGAAGGGAATAACTTCAGAAAAGCTAGTCGAAGACATAAAGAAAGCGGGCAATGCGAACGCACGTCACGTGGATGACCCCGATGCTTTCGTGAACCGTATGGCAAACGAGCTCAAAAAAGGGGATATCCTGCTTACCTCGGGCGCCGGGAACGTCTGGAAGTACGGGGACAGGATCGCAGAACGGATCGTATGAACAACTCAACTCAAAGCAGCGACCTTGAAATACTGGTCAACTACCCAATGAGGAAATACCTGTACATAAAAGTCGGGGGAGAGGCGAAACGCCTCGTGTATCCACAGAACATGAAAAGTTTCCTTGAACTGCTAAGACACTGCCACGAGTCGGGGGAGAAAGTCACCGTGCTCGGAGCCGGTTCCAACACCATAATAACCGAGCAGGGAATAGACGGCGTAGTCATAAGCACGAGGAAGCTGAAGGAAGTACGCATAGACGGAACACGCGTCGAAGCCGAATGCGGTGCAATGCTCTCATCCATAATGAACAGATCGATCCGCCTCGGACTCACAGGGTTTGAGTTCGCCGCCGGTATACCTGGAACGGTCGGAGGAAGCATATACATGAACGCCGGCGCAAACGGGGGAGAGATAAAGGACGCGGTAAAAAAAGTTTACGTATGGCACGAGGGCGAGGAAAAAGAACTGTCAAGAGAAAAGATAAATTTCGAGTACAGGAAAAGCAACCTACCTGAAGGCGCCATAGTCACGAAAGCCGTGTTCGAACTGCGCGAGGGAGACAGGAAGAAAAGCGAAGAGAACGTGAGACAGTATCTCGCTTACAGAAACAGGACCCAGCCCGTAAAAATGGCCAACACGGGTTCGGTCTTCAAGAACCCGCCCACGGTCAGTGCGGGAGAACTGCTCGAGGGGCTGGGATTCAAGGGGCTTTGCGTCGGCGGAGCCAAGTTCTCGGAAATCCACGCAAACTTCATCGTGAACTTCAACAGGGCAAAAGCCGACGATATCATCACGCTCATCGAGAAAGCGAGGGAAGCCGCGTTTGAAGAACGGAACATAACTCTTGAGCCCGAAGTCGAAATAATGGGCAAGGAAGCAAGAGCCACATGAACATGCTGACAAAGGGAATATCGGCGGTCTTTTTCTTCTCAGTCTGCTCTATTGCTCTTTTCGCAATAGAGCCGACTGAGCATCTTACCGTAAAGGAGGTTGTCATCACGGGAAACAGCAAGATAAGTTCCTCGGAAATCATAAAACGCTCCGGAATAAGAGCCGGCTCAACATCCATGCTGTTTCCCACTTCTAAAGCAAAGCGGGAAATCCTTGAGAATCCATGGGTAAGCGAGGTGCGGGTGAAGAAGTTTCTTCATGGAAAAATAAGAATTGAGATCTACGAAAACGACCCCTTCTGCATAGTGGCCCAGGAGGGAGCTAAGCCACACTACATAGACGTAACGGGAAGACGGCTAGGCATAGCAGAACCGCCGCAAGGTCTTGATTTTCCGGTTATCTCAAGCAAGAAGGAAATCAGTCCGGGTCTCATGCTCCAGGCAATCGAGATTCTCAACCTCTCCAAGTCAAGTCCGGCTCTTGGCTGGTCGGAAATTTCAGAGATAGTAGTGGAAGAAAACTTCGGCATCAAGCTCTTAACCCTTGACCGTAGGTTCGTAACCTTCGGGAAGAACAACATGAAAAGCAAGTGGCACAAAGTTGAGAGGATAATAGATCACTCGCGCAAGAATAATCTGGTGGAAAAAGATATAGACATAAGTTCGGGCGACGTAGGCGTAATAGGCTACGATTCCTAACATTACGAGATGGCACAGAGAAAAAACAGTTCGCCACCGATAGTTGGTCTCGACATAGGGACGACGAAAGTCTCCGTAGTGGTTGGAGAATCCGACCCGAGCGGCGAAACCGAGATAATCGGCGTCGGCAACCATCCCTCCCACGGGCTCAAAAGGGGGGTAGTGGTCAACATAGAGGAAACCGTGGACTCCATACAGAACGCGGTCGAGAAAGCCGAACACATGTCCGGACATGTGATAAAGGAGGTCATAGTAGGAATAGCTGGCGGGCATATAAAAGGGATGAATGGACACGGAATGGTCACCCTGCGGGAAAAGCAAGTAACTCCCAAGGATATCGACAGAGTCATAGAATCGGCAAACGCCCTTCTGATCCCCGCGGAAAGGGAAATTATCCACGCCATCCCGCAGGAGTACACGGT belongs to Candidatus Dadabacteria bacterium and includes:
- the murG gene encoding undecaprenyldiphospho-muramoylpentapeptide beta-N-acetylglucosaminyltransferase; protein product: MMRVIIAGGGTGGHVFPAISIAEEILERNSGNEVMFVGTEQGIEKRILPKKGYRVEFIKSRGIVGKSFSQKVIAVISILGAMLSSLRILRDFRPDVVIGVGGYASGPTLLCASISCIPTAVCEQNCVPGLANRILSRFVGKIFITFEESKEHLPAKKTVLTGNPIRRDLTHGAAEKKAHQSAQRNVFVLGGSQGARKLNEIVPQSLAKLGTRVDVTHQTGEVHIESVRETYRQLGISAEVFGFTDDMSRIYEKTDLVICRAGSGTLSEITAFGIPSILIPLASSTHDHQLKNARILESNAAATVVEEKELSVEGLCAVIEKTLEQETLDRMAENSRKLARPHAAREIVDEIEHIIG
- the murB gene encoding UDP-N-acetylmuramate dehydrogenase yields the protein MNNSTQSSDLEILVNYPMRKYLYIKVGGEAKRLVYPQNMKSFLELLRHCHESGEKVTVLGAGSNTIITEQGIDGVVISTRKLKEVRIDGTRVEAECGAMLSSIMNRSIRLGLTGFEFAAGIPGTVGGSIYMNAGANGGEIKDAVKKVYVWHEGEEKELSREKINFEYRKSNLPEGAIVTKAVFELREGDRKKSEENVRQYLAYRNRTQPVKMANTGSVFKNPPTVSAGELLEGLGFKGLCVGGAKFSEIHANFIVNFNRAKADDIITLIEKAREAAFEERNITLEPEVEIMGKEARAT
- a CDS encoding FtsQ-type POTRA domain-containing protein, whose translation is MNMLTKGISAVFFFSVCSIALFAIEPTEHLTVKEVVITGNSKISSSEIIKRSGIRAGSTSMLFPTSKAKREILENPWVSEVRVKKFLHGKIRIEIYENDPFCIVAQEGAKPHYIDVTGRRLGIAEPPQGLDFPVISSKKEISPGLMLQAIEILNLSKSSPALGWSEISEIVVEENFGIKLLTLDRRFVTFGKNNMKSKWHKVERIIDHSRKNNLVEKDIDISSGDVGVIGYDS
- the murC gene encoding UDP-N-acetylmuramate--L-alanine ligase, whose amino-acid sequence is MYGKIKKVHFIGIGGIGMSGIAEVLINMGLEVSGSDLAETQITRRLASLGAVVHTGHSSENIKGSEVVVYSSAIRKDNPEMIAAAAARVPLIPRAEMLAELMRLKFGIAVAGSHGKTTTSSMIASVLSHCGADPTIVVGGKLRTIDSNAHLGTGRFMVVEADESDGSFEKLSPVVTVLTNIDKEHLDYYGDMKALELAFSNFLHKIPFYGLAVTCADCPRTAKISREFNKKILTYGINSPADLMAENIRFSKLRTSFEVTYGGYLLGEVDLSTLGAHNALNSLAAIAVGMEFGFSFEKIKEGLATFEGTERRLQLKSEKKGVKIVDDYGHHPSELEVTIEALKAAFSQEPILLFQPHRFSRTKLLYNDFVRVLGKIKHLYVLDIYPAGEKPVKGITSEKLVEDIKKAGNANARHVDDPDAFVNRMANELKKGDILLTSGAGNVWKYGDRIAERIV